The following are encoded together in the Pectobacterium punjabense genome:
- a CDS encoding metallophosphoesterase, translating to MTSLTRRTFVKLGAGSAITLAGGFFHANGESAVPAGPLRIAIISDVHVHNIYGNYDFDGLPDTQTGKKLTIRTLKDSVNSTRIFNEPYFALLAALDELAKQQVKYVVLSGDYSDDGQQPTVEGIAAILTQYEQRHGMRFFATPGNHDVNRPQGDDSWERMLNADGTSTLLSSKPGVKLGDAQSLIVTAKMQALGYERGLPLMKPFGFFKRDDFLHWETPFGDSDELSKRQYLARSPDGSKQWNIVDASYLVEPEAGLWLLSIDANVYQVKDGPEKREGIEGYSTSSNTGWNALLTEKPFMLPWVKSVVQRAKAQNKKLLVFSHYPLVDFLDGTVEDEKQLFGSNSFIKRTPKPEVAEQALAAGIRLHFSGHLHVNDTGVYRGSQGTLVNVAVPSLAAYPPAMKLATLHSDRVDIDTLVLRNVPQFNHLFPFYQKELDRTGEPLGDILKSRDYYDFLHHHLALLVRQRFLVKDWPEDLSPLINTLNCADLLWIAQQQEPINAKTLPDADQRKPNAVAGTEGLQDISLLTLVTDWYCLRNGSDLAWQDIPATRVKQYRALLAAYTPTTTLPPDSLQHRFGLMLKILAGYINDEPATRFVVDMQGNLSAV from the coding sequence ATGACATCACTCACTCGCAGAACCTTCGTCAAGCTCGGTGCAGGCAGTGCTATTACGCTAGCTGGCGGCTTTTTTCACGCTAACGGTGAATCAGCGGTACCCGCTGGGCCGCTACGCATTGCCATTATTTCAGATGTTCACGTCCACAATATCTATGGCAACTACGATTTTGACGGCCTGCCCGATACACAGACCGGAAAGAAACTGACCATTCGCACCCTGAAAGATTCGGTGAATTCGACCCGCATCTTCAACGAGCCCTACTTCGCGCTGCTGGCTGCGCTAGACGAACTGGCAAAACAGCAGGTGAAATACGTAGTGCTGTCCGGCGATTATTCTGATGACGGCCAACAGCCTACCGTTGAAGGCATTGCCGCCATCCTGACGCAGTATGAACAGCGCCACGGCATGCGCTTTTTCGCCACACCGGGCAACCATGATGTCAATCGTCCACAGGGGGATGACTCGTGGGAAAGAATGCTCAACGCCGACGGCACCAGCACGCTGTTGAGCAGTAAACCCGGCGTTAAATTGGGCGACGCGCAGTCGTTGATTGTCACCGCTAAAATGCAGGCACTCGGCTATGAACGCGGCCTGCCGCTGATGAAGCCGTTTGGTTTCTTTAAGCGCGACGACTTTCTGCACTGGGAAACACCGTTTGGCGACAGTGACGAACTCAGTAAACGTCAGTATCTCGCCCGCTCACCGGACGGTAGCAAGCAGTGGAACATCGTCGATGCCTCCTATCTGGTGGAGCCGGAAGCGGGGTTGTGGCTACTTTCCATCGACGCCAACGTGTATCAGGTTAAAGACGGCCCGGAGAAACGTGAAGGGATTGAAGGCTACTCCACCAGCAGTAACACGGGCTGGAATGCCTTGCTGACCGAGAAACCGTTCATGCTGCCGTGGGTGAAATCGGTGGTACAGCGGGCGAAAGCACAAAATAAGAAGCTGCTGGTGTTCTCGCACTATCCGCTGGTCGATTTCCTCGACGGCACGGTGGAGGACGAAAAGCAGTTGTTTGGCAGTAACAGCTTCATTAAACGCACGCCGAAGCCAGAGGTTGCCGAACAGGCGCTGGCGGCAGGCATCCGTTTGCACTTCAGCGGCCACCTGCACGTCAACGACACTGGCGTGTATCGCGGTTCACAAGGGACGCTGGTGAATGTGGCGGTGCCGTCACTGGCCGCTTACCCACCCGCGATGAAGTTAGCGACGCTGCATAGCGACCGCGTCGATATTGATACGCTGGTCCTACGCAACGTGCCGCAGTTCAACCATCTATTCCCGTTTTATCAGAAAGAGTTGGATCGCACCGGTGAGCCGCTGGGCGATATTCTGAAAAGCCGCGATTACTACGACTTCCTGCATCATCATCTGGCGCTGCTGGTACGCCAGCGTTTTCTGGTAAAAGACTGGCCGGAAGATTTATCGCCTCTCATCAACACACTGAACTGCGCCGATCTGCTGTGGATCGCGCAGCAGCAGGAACCGATCAATGCCAAAACACTGCCTGATGCCGACCAGCGTAAACCGAATGCGGTAGCAGGCACCGAAGGGTTACAGGATATTTCTCTGCTCACGCTGGTCACGGACTGGTACTGCCTGCGCAACGGCAGCGATCTCGCCTGGCAGGATATTCCGGCAACGCGGGTGAAACAGTATCGCGCGCTGCTGGCAGCCTACACACCGACGACCACACTGCCGCCGGACAGCCTGCAACACCGCTTCGGCCTGATGCTGAAAATCCTCGCGGGTTACATCAACGATGAGCCAGCTACTCGCTTTGTGGTTGATATGCAGGGAAATTTATCAGCGGTGTAA
- a CDS encoding glucosamine kinase, producing the protein MKWQLREIDIDGDRPFDRSQEHALCEQRWPGQNRYLLVTGGFTRLLHWHDGLLTCRGGDNFPIGNPASLSRLGLWAVQEMLQAVEGITPLTPLSEALFQHFDKHVDRVIDWSKQAQANDYTTLGHAVLTHPQDALAVQLLTRCASELNLLLNSLPASQAETVSLSGDLAVACLPYLDSRERTS; encoded by the coding sequence GTGAAATGGCAACTGAGGGAGATCGACATCGATGGCGATCGCCCCTTTGATCGGTCGCAGGAGCACGCGCTGTGTGAGCAGCGCTGGCCGGGGCAAAACCGCTATCTGCTGGTGACGGGTGGTTTTACCCGGCTGTTACATTGGCATGACGGACTCTTGACCTGTCGCGGCGGCGACAATTTTCCCATCGGGAATCCGGCCAGTCTCTCGCGGCTGGGACTGTGGGCGGTGCAGGAGATGCTTCAGGCCGTTGAGGGCATAACCCCGCTTACGCCACTCAGTGAAGCGCTGTTTCAACACTTCGATAAACATGTCGATCGGGTGATCGACTGGTCAAAGCAGGCGCAGGCCAACGATTACACCACGCTTGGGCATGCTGTGCTCACACACCCGCAGGATGCGCTGGCGGTGCAGTTGCTGACACGCTGCGCCAGCGAGTTAAACCTGCTGCTCAACAGCCTACCGGCCTCACAGGCTGAAACCGTCAGCCTCAGCGGCGATCTGGCGGTGGCCTGTCTTCCTTATCTGGATTCAAGAGAGCGCACATCATGA
- a CDS encoding BadF/BadG/BcrA/BcrD ATPase family protein yields MTTWLYAGVDGGGTGCRARIYQADGTPLGQGHGGRANLLLGVENVRQSVDDAIAQALKHSGLSPDDVPRLKVGLALASAEHRTAYEAFLALPHPYATQVLNTDALGACLAVNQGKDAGVVIAGTGSCGLAWQNQTITAYGGHEFPISDQGSGARLGLAALQHTYDVLQGWCTSSALSQSIDDFFSTSATHIQAANTLDALQTFSQQAKPGDYAQFARHVFDSAQQGDTVSHALLAQTASEISLLLAAVARHATPRLSLMGSIGLHIRPWLPDEWQSQLAAPMGDALDGARLIACHDYALYSHPL; encoded by the coding sequence ATGACGACATGGCTCTATGCGGGTGTGGATGGCGGCGGCACAGGCTGTCGAGCGCGTATTTATCAGGCCGACGGCACACCACTCGGGCAAGGGCACGGCGGTCGCGCCAACCTGCTGCTCGGCGTGGAGAACGTGCGCCAGTCGGTGGACGATGCTATCGCACAGGCGCTGAAACACAGCGGGCTGTCACCGGATGACGTACCCCGGCTGAAAGTCGGACTGGCACTCGCCAGCGCGGAACATCGCACCGCCTACGAGGCGTTTCTGGCATTACCTCATCCTTATGCCACTCAGGTGCTTAATACCGATGCGCTCGGTGCCTGTCTGGCCGTCAATCAAGGAAAAGACGCGGGCGTAGTCATTGCCGGAACCGGCTCCTGCGGGCTAGCGTGGCAGAACCAGACAATTACTGCCTACGGCGGCCATGAGTTCCCGATCTCCGATCAGGGCAGCGGCGCACGCCTTGGGCTAGCAGCGTTACAACACACCTACGATGTACTACAAGGCTGGTGCACGTCGTCGGCACTCAGCCAAAGCATCGACGATTTCTTTTCCACCAGCGCAACGCACATACAGGCTGCCAACACGCTTGACGCGCTACAGACATTTAGCCAGCAGGCAAAACCGGGCGACTATGCGCAGTTCGCCCGCCACGTATTTGACAGTGCTCAGCAAGGCGATACCGTTTCTCACGCGCTGTTGGCGCAGACGGCCAGCGAAATCAGCCTGCTGTTGGCCGCCGTGGCACGCCATGCCACGCCTCGCTTATCGCTCATGGGCAGCATCGGCCTGCATATTCGTCCCTGGCTGCCGGACGAGTGGCAATCCCAGCTCGCCGCCCCGATGGGCGATGCGCTCGACGGCGCACGATTGATTGCCTGTCATGATTATGCGTTATACAGCCATCCGTTATAA
- a CDS encoding ABC transporter substrate-binding protein gives MMRSNTALFFSALTLGLFSSSALAAKTQITFLYSDDDPELVHFMEQKVKSFSQSNERIDVNFVSTGYNALQTQLPMQLAAGLGPDIAKTTQMGLLGYTLDLRPYLKDPAAFEKRYSAGIEKIMRVKGVHKADALPGFVASWTADLPFVNVTLFEQAGVPLPQPGYTIDDLMKASKLVAEKTGVHIPFTIDRSGFRFSGPAYSYGARYDKDGLINFPDAAAQQWIKDLKRWSDEGVFPREMWGAAGGGQYKSMADDFVNGNIVTYFSGNWLLNQFSKQIGDGFDWKVLPAPCKEKCISMGGATFIMPFTTTKHPQEVAEFMEWLGSEPLQREIAERFNIIVGADITDLHYQTKDKHVIDGLNTAREEIKKIPSYVFDWERMESLGANELYPIILTRFTQYLNDQVSFDEYLRLTSNDVKRLNETIATNQQQRKNAP, from the coding sequence ATGATGCGTTCCAATACCGCGTTATTTTTTTCCGCCCTTACGCTGGGATTATTCAGCAGCAGCGCGTTAGCCGCCAAAACGCAGATAACATTTTTATATAGTGACGACGATCCCGAATTAGTGCATTTCATGGAGCAGAAAGTTAAATCCTTCTCCCAAAGTAATGAACGCATTGATGTGAATTTCGTCAGCACGGGTTATAACGCGCTGCAAACACAGTTGCCGATGCAGCTGGCGGCAGGTTTAGGCCCCGATATTGCCAAAACCACGCAAATGGGGCTGCTCGGCTATACGCTGGATTTGCGCCCCTATCTGAAAGATCCGGCCGCCTTTGAGAAACGTTACAGCGCAGGCATCGAAAAAATCATGCGCGTGAAAGGCGTGCATAAAGCGGATGCGCTGCCGGGCTTTGTCGCGTCCTGGACCGCTGATCTGCCGTTCGTTAACGTGACGCTGTTTGAACAGGCGGGCGTGCCTCTGCCGCAGCCGGGCTACACGATTGATGATTTGATGAAAGCCTCGAAACTGGTCGCGGAAAAAACCGGCGTGCATATCCCCTTCACCATCGACCGTAGCGGCTTCCGTTTCTCCGGCCCAGCCTACTCTTACGGTGCACGTTACGATAAAGACGGGTTGATCAACTTCCCGGACGCCGCGGCGCAGCAGTGGATTAAAGATCTGAAACGCTGGTCGGATGAAGGCGTGTTCCCGCGTGAAATGTGGGGCGCGGCAGGCGGCGGTCAGTATAAGAGCATGGCGGACGATTTCGTGAACGGCAACATCGTGACCTATTTCTCCGGCAACTGGCTGTTGAACCAGTTCAGTAAGCAGATTGGCGACGGCTTTGACTGGAAAGTACTGCCAGCGCCTTGCAAAGAGAAGTGTATTTCAATGGGCGGTGCGACCTTCATCATGCCGTTCACCACCACCAAACACCCGCAGGAAGTGGCCGAGTTTATGGAGTGGCTGGGCAGCGAACCGTTGCAGCGTGAGATCGCCGAGCGCTTCAATATCATCGTCGGCGCGGATATTACCGATCTGCACTACCAAACCAAAGATAAACACGTGATCGACGGCCTGAATACCGCGCGCGAAGAAATCAAAAAGATCCCGTCTTATGTCTTTGATTGGGAACGTATGGAAAGTCTGGGTGCGAACGAGCTGTACCCCATCATCCTGACGCGTTTTACGCAATATCTGAACGATCAAGTGTCGTTTGATGAGTATCTGCGCCTGACATCAAACGATGTGAAGCGCCTCAACGAAACGATCGCGACCAACCAACAACAGCGGAAAAACGCACCGTGA
- a CDS encoding glycine-rich domain-containing protein: MLDNIVKTLPHSMNVNLTGQEPSLEDAVNYIDSIDFSALKNKLSRNDPLISRVWSNKELIMTEQYYKNFLYLNKKYNKEVKVIVPSIAIDEFWHHHILDTRSYIYDCDNIFGYYFHHYPYFGMRGNDDYKNLKIAFELTQEIYELEFGEKIVDIW; the protein is encoded by the coding sequence ATGCTGGATAATATTGTAAAAACTCTTCCGCATAGCATGAATGTCAATCTAACTGGCCAGGAACCCAGTTTGGAAGATGCGGTTAATTATATAGACTCCATAGATTTTTCCGCACTAAAAAATAAATTATCTCGAAATGATCCACTTATTTCAAGGGTGTGGAGCAATAAAGAATTAATAATGACAGAACAATATTATAAAAATTTCCTATACTTAAATAAGAAATATAACAAAGAAGTTAAAGTTATTGTCCCTAGCATTGCAATTGATGAATTTTGGCACCATCACATCCTTGATACTCGATCATACATTTATGACTGCGATAATATATTTGGATATTATTTTCATCACTACCCATATTTTGGAATGAGAGGTAATGATGATTATAAAAACCTAAAAATTGCGTTTGAATTAACACAAGAAATTTATGAATTAGAATTTGGTGAAAAAATTGTTGATATTTGGTGA